The Periplaneta americana isolate PAMFEO1 chromosome 2, P.americana_PAMFEO1_priV1, whole genome shotgun sequence genome has a window encoding:
- the LOC138713442 gene encoding uncharacterized protein, with translation MLALLFMRGIITARKFSLASNVAGVGQFDDIVFAYMDETQNHIKIMFIQLKDKQNVYRKKTRNISTALLSLRGDYSVPQYCKSYPEVMKWLRNRDITSNINIDNVELVLFTNNALHTNTLCPDGQHSVLFTEGEVYCFTEENDTYIYNLFQQLETYGSFLHEFKAREEDSTEKLEEMKKQISSVDIRRKLIELERDANKISREINDWGNLSHYKDFLSRFKVYSLQSDESGLDRFIKKEIQTACGTGTSATGIIFERLLKEIHNWWEKESFFLTEEALLWRGIMQARINEFNDELVRKLNNLNIRLNEENVNKCKEIISDNTTLHISPMKHDSSLLVCLKVHQSLVNNKYLMVEGKAFESHESELCILWEKWCDLLILVDDGYIPYDFFHSCPRKRFICISETKPDTDCITVCDDTNLDQLDEVSQQKILSSLVNFQGHDIPFRKLAGDKYSLVDGNIIMQLLSEKVVLGDELFGDLEYYIPRTLRLVGRVRQKILRNMIDAPVTFAVSGLSDSELQQMAPHAVKFEAMNTQNEDLDHCGVVAVESEDDFIQLAKPQQSVHWLCRQNSGLLWKESRGDIRTIKNWIQLSKTNLFENVDSIADVPHRLVLVSAESGMGKSTLLSHLALGIKHMNPSMWVIRVNLNDFTNLLEVLPEDVDLAHVITFILEVSGIPSEWRDILRMKLVKMEEVCMLFDGYDEISPTHAGKVTLMLQHLQASKVQKLWVTTRPVMKQRLEQDLSTLAFTLQPFSDTDQANFLAKFWKKTFSEINEINLSKFIVKLQHLTATNLNDKERYFLGIPLQSRLLAEAFEDDLRNYIETEEIGLPLKVDLIQLCNRFVQRKFEISCEKNNVDKTKPGLIQDYEELRETFEQNHMLSALLAILPNAHVKKLPGSDIIINRITKFSNRIEEGREKTGIIKEIVNGKSVFIHRTFSEYFAALWFARNYEFVRNLLTELLFDQNFQVLRNFFDRIVAQEFELHVAVVNQDKTAVDTLLLSQNIDVNAKDHGGRTALFLAVMNYIDSYSETSCNVTNQVLQTLLRYGADPNIRDDVLNWSPLCLGDKIRAWPAVDLLLGSSADATDLLFTKLNMCNNTYVQEMLRVASINGLVNLIAFMLNNGISVGYWIRMGYGRYKCEATMLHIAAKHGQLDLVKYLVKSEADVEAQDRGLYKRTPLIWAAEEGELEVVKFLKDHGASVTSCDWCGNTALLRAAKNGKFAVVSLLLRESEITACDQFGNNILHIAAKTGNVELVTQLLDAGLHVDCYNYRQQTPLWLAAWFGRVPVARLLLQRGADLNLQDSSDGFTPLHAAASGGHLQIVQCLVDHAANLRIYSKSGRTPLHVAIAWKHTAVADFLANSSMY, from the coding sequence ATGTTGGCGTTGCTGTTCATGCGTGGTATCATCACAGCACGGAAATTCTCCTTGGCCAGTAATGTGGCTGGGGTTGGACAATTTGATGATATAGTGTTTGCATACATGGATGAGACACAAAACCACATAAAGATCATGTTCATCCAATTGAAAGATAAGCAAAATGTTTACAGAAAGAAGACTAGAAACATCAGCACCGCCCTTCTTTCCCTCAGAGGTGACTACAGCGTTCCTCAGTATTGCAAATCTTACCCGGAAGTGATGAAATGGCTTAGAAACCGTGATATCACTAGCAACATCAACATTGATAATGTAGAATTAGTATTGTTTACAAACAATGCATTGCATACAAACACTTTATGTCCAGATGGACAGCATAGTGTTCTTTTCACAGAAGGAGAAGTGTATTGCTTCACAGAAGAAAATGACACctatatatacaatttatttcagcAGTTAGAAACATATGGTAGTTTTCTCCATGAATTCAAAGCCAGAGAAGAAGATTCAACTGAAAAACTTGAAGAGATGAAAAAACAAATAAGCAGCGTTGATATAAGGAGGAAACTGATAGAGCTTGAAAGAGATGCAAATaaaatttcaagagaaataaaCGACTGGGGAAATCTATCACATTATAAAGATTTCTTAAGCAGGTTCAAAGTGTATTCTCTGCAATCCGATGAGAGTGGACTTGATAGGTTCATAAAGAAAGAAATTCAAACAGCATGTGGTACCGGAACTTCAGCTACAGGGATAATATTTGAAAGACTGTTGAAAGAAATACACAACTGGTGGGAGAAAGAGTCTTTCTTTCTAACAGAAGAGGCTCTATTATGGAGGGGAATAATGCAAGCCCGCATTAATGAATTCAACGACGAGCTTGTTAGAAAGTTGAATAACTTAAACATCagattaaatgaagaaaatgttaataagtGTAAAGAAATTATATCCGATAatacaactttacacatttcaccTATGAAACATGATTCTTCACTTCTTGTATGTTTGAAGGTCCATCAGAGTTTAGTAAATAACAAATATCTTATGGTAGAAGGCAAAGCGTTTGAATCACATGAAAGTGAACTGTGTATTCTTTGGGAAAAATGGTGTGATTTGCTAATTTTAGTGGATGACGGATATATTCCTTATGATTTCTTTCACAGTTGTCCTAGGAAGAGATTCATTTGTATCTCCGAAACGAAACCAGACACTGATTGCATTACAGTGTGCGATGACACAAATTTGGATCAATTGGATGAAGTTTCGCAGCAAAAAATTCTGTCGTCGCTGGTGAATTTTCAAGGTCATGATATTCCTTTTAGGAAACTAGCAGGAGATAAGTACAGCTTAGTGGATGGTAATATCATTATGCAGCTGTTGTCTGAAAAGGTTGTTCTTGGCGATGAGCTTTTTGGCGACTTGGAGTACTATATACCTCGAACGTTGCGACTTGTGGGCAGAGTCAGACAGAAGATTTTACGCAACATGATTGACGCTCCTGTTACATTTGCTGTTAGTGGACTTTCAGATTCTGAATTACAGCAAATGGCGCCTCATGCTGTGAAATTTGAGGCAATGAACACGCAGAACGAGGACCTGGATCACTGCGGAGTTGTAGCTGTCGAGTCGGAAGATGATTTCATACAATTAGCGAAGCCACAGCAGAGTGTTCACTGGCTTTGCAGGCAAAATAGTGGCTTACTATGGAAGGAATCTAGAGGAGACATTAGAACCATAAAGAACTGGATACAACTTAGCAAAACAAACTTGTTTGAGAATGTCGATTCCATTGCTGATGTTCCCCATCGTCTGGTTTTGGTATCTGCTGAATCTGGGATGGGAAAATCTACACTTTTGAGTCATCTAGCACTTGGAATCAAGCACATGAACCCTTCTATGTGGGTAATAAGGGTAAATTTGAATGATTTTACTAATTTACTAGAAGTTTTACCAGAAGATGTAGATTTGGCACATGTAATAACATTTATACTGGAGGTTTCAGGGATTCCCTCAGAATGGAGAGACATTTTGAGGATGAAGTTGGTGAAAATGGAGGAGGTATGCATGTTATTTGACGGATACGATGAGATTAGTCCCACTCACGCGGGAAAGGTGACACTGATGCTCCAACATCTTCAGGCAAGTAAGGTTCAGAAGTTATGGGTGACCACACGACCTGTAATGAAGCAGAGACTGGAACAGGACTTGTCCACGTTGGCTTTCACATTACAGCCGTTCTCAGATACAGACCAGGCAAACTTCTTGGCCAAATTCTGGAAGAAAACtttctctgaaattaatgaaattaatttaagtaaatttaTTGTGAAGTTGCAACATTTGACTGCAACCAATCTCAATGACAAAGAAAGATATTTTCTGGGAATTCCTTTACAGTCACGATTGCTTGCAGAGGCTTTTGAAgatgacttgagaaattatatcGAAACTGAGGAAATTGGTCTACCATTGAAGGTGGATTTAATTCAGCTTTGTAACAGATTTGTACAAAGAAAGTTTGAGATTTCTTGTGAGAAGAACAATGTAGACAAAACAAAACCTGGGTTAATACAGGATTACGAAGAATTAAGGGAAACATTTGAACAAAATCATATGTTATCAGCTTTGTTAGCCATCCTTCCGAACGCTCATGTGAAAAAGTTGCCAGGTTCAGATATCATTATTAAtagaattacaaaattttcaaatcgAATTGAGGAAGGTCGCGAGAAAACcggaattattaaagaaattgtgAATGGCAAATCAGTCTTTATACACCGGACATTCTCTGAATATTTTGCAGCTCTTTGGTTTGCCAGAAATTACGAATTTGTGAGGAACCTTCTGACAGAATTACTATTCGatcaaaattttcaagttttaagAAACTTTTTTGATAGAATCGTGGCTCAGGAATTTGAGTTACATGTGGCAGTTGTTAATCAAGACAAAACAGCAGTGGATACATTGTTGTTATCACAGAACATAGACGTGAATGCCAAAGATCATGGTGGAAGAACTGCCTTATTTCTTGCTGTTATGAACTACATCGACTCATACAGTGAAACGTCGTGTAATGTGACAAACCAAGTTCTTCAAACTTTGTTAAGGTACGGAGCAGATCCAAATATCAGAGATGACGTCTTGAACTGGTCTCCACTTTGCCTTGGTGACAAAATCAGAGCTTGGCCAGCCGTTGATTTGTTGTTAGGAAGCTCTGCAGACGCTACGGACTTACTTTTCACCAAACTGAACATGTGTAATAATACTTACGTCCAAGAAATGTTGCGAGTGGCATCTATAAATGGACTTGTGAACTTAATAGCGTTTATGTTGAACAATGGCATTTCTGTTGGATACTGGATCCGCATGGGGTACGGAAGGTATAAGTGTGAAGCAACAATGTTGCACATCGCAGCGAAACACGGCCAATTGGATCTTGTGAAATATCTAGTAAAAAGCGAAGCTGATGTAGAGGCACAGGATCGTGGCCTTTACAAGAGGACACCTCTGATTTGGGCTGCTGAAGAAGGAGAGCTGGAAGTTGTGAAATTCTTGAAAGATCATGGCGCTAGTGTAACGTCATGCGACTGGTGTGGCAACACTGCATTGCTGAGAGCTGCAAAAAATGGAAAGTTTGCTGTTGTTTCTTTATTGTTGCGTGAGTCAGAGATTACAGCTTGCGACCAGTTCGGCAACAATATTCTTCACATTGCTGCCAAAACAGGGAATGTGGAGCTGGTCACTCAGTTGCTGGATGCTGGGCTGCACGTGGATTGCTACAATTACAGACAGCAGACTCCGTTGTGGCTGGCGGCGTGGTTTGGTCGTGTTCCCGTCGCGCGATTGTTGCTGCAGCGAGGCGCGGATCTTAATTTGCAAGATTCCAGTGACGGCTTCACACCCCTTCACGCTGCTGCCAGTGGCGGCCACCTACAGATTGTGCAATGTCTTGTGGATCATGCTGCCAACCTCAGAATATATAGCAAATCAGGTCGAACGCCATTGCACGTGGCTATTGCATGGAAACACACAGCTGTGGCTGATTTTCTTGCAAATAGCTCGATGTATTAG